TAGCTGAAGTAGCTTTGTCACCATCAGTAACATCTAGAGCATTCCCATCAGCATTTCTTAATGATAGAGCTTCAGCACGCATGTCATTGATACCAACTTTGATATTTTGACCACTGTTTGCTCCAATCTGGAAAGAAAGAGAATCTCCAAGATCTGTTTGAGCAGCTTCAGCTTTTTTGAAGCTGATTGTTACACTTTCACCAACTGCCATGTCAGCAAGTTTTGCGATATCAACAGTATTACCAGTACCATTAACACCTGAAATTGTTGATGCATCATCACTTAAAGTGATAGTGGAACCATCTGGTACAGTAACTGTAAACTCATCACCAGCATTCGTTGGTGCAGTAGCCGCTTTGTCATTACGTGTAATAGTAATTGTTCCAGTATAAGTTAAATCATTCGCTGCAGGAACAGTTAAGTCAATATCAGCTTTACTATTATTTTGAATTGAGTAACTTCCATCAGTTGCAGGTTTTAGTCCTTCTTTTTCACCATTTAGAAGTTTTTGATTGTTAAACTCAGTAGAGTTAGCAATACGATCAATTTCTTCTGTTAGTTGGTTTAACTCTTTTTGAATTTCATTACGATCTACTTCAGTGTTTGTATCATTTGAAGATTGAGTTGCTAGTTCACGCATACGTTGAAGAATGTTATGAGTCTCAGTAAGAGCTCCTTCAGCCGTTTGAATTAAAGAAATACCATCTTGCGCATTACGAGAAGCTTGATCCAAACCACGTACTTGAGCACGCATTTTTTCAGAGATTGCAAGACCAGCAGCGTCATCCCCTGCACGGTTGATGCGAAGACCTGAAGAAAGTTTTTCTTGAGATTTTGCACCTGCTGTTTGGTTTGCGCCAAGTTGACGGTGTGCGTTCATTGCAGATAGATTGTGGTTAATAATCATTTGTTATTTCCTCCTTGAGTTTGACCCGTTACACGTCCTTGTGTTGGGTTGTTGTTTTGGTTTTGAACGGCCATTGTTGGCGTGTTCTTTGTTTATATCGGAGGTGTTTGAAGGATGTTTAGCTTATTTTCAATTTTTTTGAGATTTTTTTCAATTAAATTGATAACCCACTGTCCTCTCCTCGCCAGTATCCATGTCCTTCACTTTGTATTGGTTCCTCTCTATCTCATCCTGCCCCACAATGACCACAGATCGCACCTTCTGTTTATTCGCTTTATCTAGTGCTTTGCCTAATTTTTTGCCACCTAGTTCGCACTCGACTCGATAGCCTTGTTGTCTTAGATTTCTTGCTAGCTTCAGTGATTCTTTCTCAGTCTTTAATGGGATAATGTAGTAATCTAGTTCAGCTGATCCTTCTAATAGGTCCTGCATAGCGACTGAAATGACATCGAGTCCAAATGAAATTCCGACGGTTGCAATGCTTTCACCCGATCCTACCAGTCCTCCTATCGCATTGTCATATCGTCCGCCACTTCCAATACTTGATTTGATAGAGCTGTCATTTAGAAACATTTCATAGATCGTACCTGTGTATATTTCCAAACCTCGAGCAAGCAATGGATTGAAAAGACATTGATCATTCAGACCTAAGTATTCAAGATAGGTTTGCAACTCCTCTATTTCAGCTAGACCTTGTTTGATATTGTTATTCTGAGTAGCGTATCTTTCGAAAAATGCCCTACTATACGCTTCTAGAAAGCTCACAATTTGTTCTATTGAAGGAACTCCTATCTCCTGAAGCTCCCCACGTATAGCGTCCACCCCTACCTTTTCCAACTTATCAATCGTTAGAATCACCTTATTCATCAAGTCTTCTGGCACTTCAAACACTTCAAGCATGCCTACCAGGAGCTTGCGATTGTTATATTGAATCACAACATCCAAACCCAACTTCTTAAAGGCATCGACCGCCATCATCATTAGCTCCGCTTCGGCCATTTGCGTCTTCACTCCCACAATGTCGACGTCACATTGGGTGAATTCTCGTAGTCTGCCTTTTTTAATTGGACCGTCTCGAAAGACCTTGCCGATCTCATAGCGTTTGAATGGAAGTCCAATGGTTGGGTTTATAGCTATGACTTTTGCAAAAGGAATCGTTAAGTCATACCGCAAAGCTAGATCCCGCTCTCCCCTGTCCGTCAGCGTGTACTTTTCATTTAGAATCTCTGCGCCTCCTGCATATTTTGAGGCCATGAGAGAGGTGTAATTTAGAATTGGTGTCTCTAGTGGTTTACAGCCGTACTCTGTAAATGTTCCTTCCAATACACGTTGAATCTTCCTTCTAATGATCTGCTCCTCCGGCATAAAATCCTGTGTTCCTTTGACGTTTTGATAACTCATTTTCTTCATGTTAGCTTCCTCCAATGGTTTTAGAATACAAAAAAACCGCATTACTTAAGTAAGTTCACTTAAATCAATGCGGTTCATGAG
The nucleotide sequence above comes from Alkalicoccobacillus plakortidis. Encoded proteins:
- the flgL gene encoding flagellar hook-associated protein FlgL; translated protein: MIINHNLSAMNAHRQLGANQTAGAKSQEKLSSGLRINRAGDDAAGLAISEKMRAQVRGLDQASRNAQDGISLIQTAEGALTETHNILQRMRELATQSSNDTNTEVDRNEIQKELNQLTEEIDRIANSTEFNNQKLLNGEKEGLKPATDGSYSIQNNSKADIDLTVPAANDLTYTGTITITRNDKAATAPTNAGDEFTVTVPDGSTITLSDDASTISGVNGTGNTVDIAKLADMAVGESVTISFKKAEAAQTDLGDSLSFQIGANSGQNIKVGINDMRAEALSLRNADGNALDVTDGDKATSAITTINNAIETVSSERSKLGAVQNRLEHTISNLDNTSENLQAAESRVRDVDMAKEIMNFTKNNILSQASQAMLAQANQAPQSVLQLLG
- a CDS encoding histidine--tRNA ligase, producing the protein MKKMSYQNVKGTQDFMPEEQIIRRKIQRVLEGTFTEYGCKPLETPILNYTSLMASKYAGGAEILNEKYTLTDRGERDLALRYDLTIPFAKVIAINPTIGLPFKRYEIGKVFRDGPIKKGRLREFTQCDVDIVGVKTQMAEAELMMMAVDAFKKLGLDVVIQYNNRKLLVGMLEVFEVPEDLMNKVILTIDKLEKVGVDAIRGELQEIGVPSIEQIVSFLEAYSRAFFERYATQNNNIKQGLAEIEELQTYLEYLGLNDQCLFNPLLARGLEIYTGTIYEMFLNDSSIKSSIGSGGRYDNAIGGLVGSGESIATVGISFGLDVISVAMQDLLEGSAELDYYIIPLKTEKESLKLARNLRQQGYRVECELGGKKLGKALDKANKQKVRSVVIVGQDEIERNQYKVKDMDTGEERTVGYQFN